A DNA window from Camelina sativa cultivar DH55 chromosome 17, Cs, whole genome shotgun sequence contains the following coding sequences:
- the LOC104756681 gene encoding uncharacterized protein LOC104756681 — protein sequence MDPIESAEYNNGFETTNGNSHNDHGWKKVVYPKRNRKQKPADQSTAANGTVTGNLISNGALSNGGGDNVFRSLEEQAEGRHRRILAAKKASDAADVSDDERSKRRSNGYGDEDSDSEIAVGKENLKAEEVKKPKVKKEKKPKVTLAEAAAKIDVSNLEAFLVEATESYGSQPEIQLMRYADYFGRALSQVSSAHFPWVKTFKESPLSKLIDIPLSHIHEAVYKTSADWINQRPIEALGVFVLWGLDCILADLAVQQGAAKGGKKGAQHASSKSQVAIFVTVAMVLRKKPDALTNILPTLRENPKYQGQDKLPVIVWMMAQASQGDISVGLYAWAHNLLPVVSSKSCNPQSRDLILQLVERILSNPKARTILVNGAVRKGERLIPPPSFEILVRLTFPASSARVKATERFEAIYPLLKEVSLAGAPGSKAMKQVTQQIFTFSLKAAGEGNPVLAKEAAAVTIWALTQNIDCCKHWENLYIENLEASVAVLKKLIDEWKERFVKLTPAEALTLNQTMKSFRQKNEEALAEEGANGANQSSLYKDADKSCKVFFGKLSSGGCIKSIATTAAVLAAGFAGAAAVSANPEAMAYVNNLVESLDLNKFTETVMSVLKK from the exons ATGGATCCGATCGAATCCGCGGAGTACAACAATGGCTTTGAAACCACCAATGGTAACTCTCACAACGACCATGGTTGGAAGAAAGTGGTGTACCCAAAACGCAACCGGAAGCAAAAACCGGCGGATCAATCGACGGCGGCGAACGGTACTGTCACCGGGAATCTAATCTCCAACGGGGCTTTATCCAACGGAGGAGGAGACAACGTCTTCCGTTCTCTCGAGGAGCAAGCTGAGGGTCGTCATCGACGGATCCTCGCGGCGAAGAAAGCTTCTGATGCGGCGGATGTGTCTGATGATGAGAGATCTAAACGGAGATCTAACGGTTACGGTGATGAAGACAGCGACAGTGAAATCGCGGTGGGGAAGGAGAATTTAAAGGCAGAGGAAGTTAAGAAACCAAAGgttaagaaggagaagaagcctAAGGTGACATTAGCTGAAGCTGCTGCTAAGATTGATGTCTCCAATCTCGAAGCTTTCCTCGTTGAAGCTACG GAATCTTATGGGAGTCAACCAGAGATTCAGCTAATGAGATATGCTGATTACTTTGGGAGAGCACTCTCTCAAGTATCCTCAGCTCATTTCCCATGGGTTAAAACGTTCAAGGAGTCTCCTTTATCTAAGCTGATCGAT aTTCCACTCTCTCATATTCATGAAGCTGTCTATAAGACATCAGCTGATTGGATCAACCAACGTCCCATTGAGGCACTTGGAGTCTTTGTATTGTGGGGATTGGATTGTATTCTTGCTGACTTGGCTGTTCAACAAGGAGCTGCCAAGGGCGGTAAGAAGGGCGCTCAACACGCTTCTTCAAAATCTCAG GTTGCGATATTTGTGACAGTAGCAATGGTATTGCGCAAGAAGCCTGATGCTCTAACCAATATATTGCCAACTTTGAGGGAGAATCCCAAGTATCAGGGACAAGATAAGCTTCCAGTTATAGTTTGGATGATGGCTCAG GCCTCCCAAGGTGATATATCAGTAGGCTTGTACGCGTGGGCGCACAACTTGTTACCGGTGGTCAGTAGCAAGAGTTGCAATCCTCAGTCAAGGGATCTTATCCTTCAGTTGGTTGAGAg GATATTATCTAACCCGAAGGCCCGGACAATACTTGTAAACGGGGCTGTTAGGAAGGGAGAGCGATTGATTCCACCTCCTTCCTTTGAGATCTTGGTTCGACTTACATTCCCCGCATCATCTGCAAGAGTGAAG GCTACAGAGAGGTTTGAGGCAATATATCCCTTGCTGAAGGAGGTGTCTCTTGCTGGTGCACCTGGAAGTAAGGCAATGAAGCAAGTCACTCAGCAAATATTCACATTTTCCCTGAAAGCAGCCGGGGAAG GAAATCCCGTATTAGCCAAGGAAGCGGCTGCAGTCACTATCTGGGCTCTCACCCAAAACATTGATTGCTGCAAGCACTGG GAGAATCTCTATATCGAGAATTTGGAAGCCAGTGTTGCTGTTCTTAAAAAGCTCATTGACGAGTGGAAGGAGCGTTTTGTCAAGCTGACTCCTGCAGAAGCCCTCACTCTCAACCAAACAATGAAGAGCTTCAGACAAAAG AACGAGGAAGCTCTTGCCGAGGAAGGAGCCAATGGTGCAAACCAGTCGTCCCTTTACAAAGATGCTGATAAGAGCTGCAAGGTGTTCTTCGGGAAACTCTCAAGTGGTGGCTGCATCAAAAGTATAGCTACCACTGCTGCAGTTCTGGCTGCTGGTTTTGCTGGTGCTGCTGCTGTGTCTGCCAACCCTGAGGCTATGGCCTACGTGAACAACCTAGTGGAGTCGTTGGACCTCAACAAATTTACCGAGACAGTAATGTCAGTGTTGAAGAAATGA
- the LOC104756682 gene encoding uncharacterized protein LOC104756682 — protein MSLSTVSSGVGVLELPCLRLLPISSTQIQFLTVEARKQPRGRRRELSFSHFPVLIHSNRHLRHGFSELNSSFDLSHGGETEKSSVASFEDGEEVRKKSSSSVGDSYVALFVRMLGLDNDPLDREQAIEALWKYSLGGKKCVDAIMQFHGCLNLIVNLLKSDSSSACEAAAGLIRSIASVNLYRESVAESAALEEITALLSQPSLATVVKEQCICALWNLTVDEEIREKVANFDILRLLISFLEDDDVNVKEAAGGVLANLSLSRSNHKILVEVGVIPKLAKLLKGDNTDNKGSKIIRKEARNVLLELAKDEYYRILVIEEGVVPIPIIGADAYKSFRPDLYSWPSLPDGIKIEQTRKAPSRFGASELLLGLSVDKNVDDVDEAKMKAIVGRTNQQFLARIGAIEFEKEIKSEGPGKSEQLTLLPCVDGVARLVLILGLADELAVTRAAASIADASINEDMRISFMEAGAVKPLIQLLANNNKETVKLPVIRALKNLSLSRTVCQRIEAEGAVWFLINLLKQPEVSLTLTEQILDLLAHILDPSKEMESKFYEGPVNGSKADSREDVLDAAVFSRLVQIAKTASPNLLRKAISIIEFGIITNPNMDTVISEDITTVLDVALRQKVLEEPENEAEELEKHLLELEEAGLTITAASRLLTRLLDSECFRQSMDTTLYTELLRKILRSSLPLHYKDWVAACLVKLNTPSSLSQSLNNPINVEVTLYKTIPSLVEQLSFSSTPEAKEAAVVELNRIISEEVPESTQTLASQGAIEPLVKLLEERNERCVEASLSVLYNLSMDSENHTAIIRAGAAPVLRRIVMSQRPQWEKALRLLRNLPV, from the exons ATGTCACTCTCTACAGTATCTTCCGGTGTGGGCGTTCTCGAGCTCCCATGTTTGCGTCTGTTACCAATCTCAAGCACCCAAATCCAGTTTCTCACTGTCGAAGCTAGAAAACAGCCTAGAGGAAGAAGACGCGAACTCTCCTTCAGCCACTTTCCAGTACTTATCCACTCGAATCGTCATCTCCGTCATGGTTTCTCCGAACTCAATTCAAGTTTTGATCTTTCCCACGgtggagaaacagaaaaaagttCCGTCGCTTCT tttgaagatggtgaagaagtgAGGAAGAAAAGCTCTTCAAGTGTTGGTGATAGCTATGTGGCCTTGTTTGTTCGAATGCTTGGTTTGGACAATGACCCTCTTGACAGAGAACAGGCCATAGAGGCGCTATGGAAGTACTCTTTGGGTGGAAAGAAATGTGTTGATGCGATAATGCAATTTCATGGTTGTTTGAATCTTATTGTCAATCTTCTTAAGTCAGATTCCAGCTCCGCCTGTGAAGCTGCTGCTGGGTTGATACGGTCTATAGCTTCTGTGAATCTGTATAGAGAATCCGTTGCTGAGAGTGCAGCGTTGGAAGAGATTACCGCTCTATTGAGCCAGCCTTCGTTAGCTACAGTG gtGAAAGAACAGTGTATATGTGCTCTGTGGAATCTGACTGTGGACGAAGAAATTAGGGAAAAGGTTGCGAACTTTGATATCCTTAGGCTACTCATTAGTTtccttgaagatgatgatgtaaACGTAAAGGAAGCAGCTGGTGGCGTCTTGGCCAATTTATCCCTTAGCCGCTCAAACCACAAGATTCTGGTTGAAGTAGGAGTCATACCAAAACTG GCAAAACTATTGAAAGGCGATAATACAGATAACAAAGGGTCTAAAATCATTAGAAAAGAAGCAAGAAATGTGCTTTTGGAGCTCGCCAAAGACGAATACTACAGAATTCTCGTCATTGAGGAGGGTGTCGTACCCATTCCCATAATTGGTGCAGACGCTTACAAGTCTTTCAGACCGGATCTGTATTCTTGGCCTAGTTTACCAGATGGTATAAAGATCGAGCAGACAAGAAAAGCTCCTTCTAGATTTGGTGCCTCTGAGCTGCTCCTTGGTTTGAGTGTTGACAAGAACGTTGATGACGTAGACGAAGCCAAAATGAAAGCAATTGTTGGGAGGACAAATCAGCAGTTCCTTGCCCGTATTGGAGCAATTGAGTTTGAGAAGGAAATTAAATCTGAAGGGCCTGGGAAATCTGAGCAGCTTACTCTTCTTCCTTGTGTAGATGGTGTGGCTCGTTTAGTCTTGATTCTTGGACTGGCAGACGAATTGGCAGTTACAAGAGCTGCAGCGTCAATTGCTGATGCATCTATCAACGAGGATATGCGGATTTCTTTCATGGAAGCCGGAGCTGTAAAGCCTTTGATTCAGCTTttagccaacaacaacaaagagacTGTTAAATTACCTGTCATCCGTGCTTTGAAAAATTTATCTCTTAG CCGCACTGTTTGCCAGAGGATTGAAGCTGAAGGTGCAGTATGGTTTCTTATTAATCTTCTGAAGCAGCCAGAGGTCTCACTTACCCTTACGGAACAG ATTCTGGATTTACTTGCTCATATCTTAGATCCTAGCAAGGAAATGGAATCCAAG TTTTATGAAGGGCCGGTGAATGGATCAAAAGCAGACTCCAG AGAGGACGTGCTGGATGCTGCTGTTTTCTCTCGGCTTGTCCAGATTGCGAAAACAGCCTCTCCTAACCTGCTAAGAAAGGCAATCTCTATCATCGAGTTTGGTATAATCACTAATCCGAACATGGACACGGTCATCTCCGAGGATATCACAACTGTTCTGGATGTTGCTCTCCGGCAGAAAGTCCTGGAAG AACCTGAGAATGAAGCTGAGGAGTTAGAGAAACATCTGCTTGAGTTGGAAGAAGCTGGTTTAACGATTACCGCTGCTTCAAGGTTACTGACCAGACTTCTTGACTCTGAATGTTTTCGCCAAAGTATGGATACGACGCTCTACACGGAATTACTAAGGAAGATCCTAAGATCAAGCCTCCCTCTACACTACAAAGACTGGGTTGCTGCTTGTCTTGTCAAACTCAACActccctcctctctctctcaatccctCAATAATCCGATCAACGTTGAG GTAACTCTCTACAAAACGATCCCAAGTCTTGTGGAACAACTGAGCTTCTCCTCGACTCCAGAAGCAAAAGAAGCAGCAGTTGTGGAACTAAACAGGATAATCTCGGAGGAAGTTCCAGaatcaacccaaactcttgCTTCACAAGGAGCGATCGAGCCGCTAGTAAAGCTTCTAGAAGAAAGAAACGAGCGGTGCGTTGAAGCGAGTTTATCAGTACTGTATAACCTAAGCATGGACAGTGAGAACCACACAGCCATCATAAGAGCAGGAGCTGCACCAGTATTGAGACGTATCGTTATGTCTCAAAGACCACAATGGGAGAAAGCTCTTCGGCTACTCAGAAACTTGCCCGTTTGA
- the LOC104756684 gene encoding probable phosphoglucomutase, cytoplasmic 1 encodes MVFKVSIVSTSPIDGQKPGTSGLRKKVKVFKQPNYLHNFVQATFNALTAEKVKGATLVVSGDGRYFSNDAVQIIIKMAAANGVRRVWVGKNTLLSTPAVSAVIRERSGADGSKATGGFILTASHNPGGPTEDFGIKYNMENGGPAPESITDKIYENTKTIKEYPIAQDLPNVDISAIGVTSFEGPEGKFDVEVFDSADDYVKLMKSIFDFESIRKLISSPKFTFCYDAMHGVAGAYAHRIFVEELGAQESVLLNCIPKEDFGGGHPDPNLTYAKELVARMGLGKSDTGGEPPEFGAAADGDADRNMILGKRFFVTPSDSVAIIAANATGAIPYFKSGLKGVARSMPTSAALDVVAKSLNLKFFEVPTGWKFFGNLMDGGMCSVCGEESFGTGSDHIREKDGIWAVLAWMSILAHKNKGNIDGDGKLVTVEDIVRQHWATYGRHYYTRYDYENVDAGKAKELMEHLVKLQSSIPEVNKIVKGIRSDVANVASADEFEYKDPVDGSISKHQGIRYLFEDGSRLVFRLSGTGSEGATIRLYIEQYEKDASKTGRESSEALSPLVDIALKLSKMEEFTGRSAPTVIT; translated from the exons ATGGTTTTCAAGGTTTCCATCGTCTCTACATCTCCTATTGATGGCCAGAAACCAGGAACTTCTGGTCTCCGTAAGAAG GTGAAAGTGTTCAAGCAACCTAATTATCTACACAATTTTGTCCAAGCAACATTTAATGCGCTTACCGCTGAGAAAGTTAAAG GTGCCACACTCGTGGTCTCTGGTGATGGTCGTTATTTCTCAAATGATGCTGTTCAG ATCATAATTAAGATGGCAGCAGCTAATGGTGTACGACGTGTGTGGGTTGgtaaaaacactcttttatcAACTCCTGCTGTATCAGCTGTGATTCGTGAAAGATCAGGAGCTGAT GGATCAAAAGCAACGGGAGGATTTATCTTAACAGCAAGTCACAACCCTGGTGGCCCTACTGAG GATTTTGGAATCAAATACAATATGGAAAATGGAGGACCTGCTCCTGAATCAATCACTGATAAGATTTACGAGAACACTAAGACAATCAAGGAGTACCCAATAGCACAAGATCTTCCCAAT GTTGATATTTCTGCCATTGGTGTAACCAGTTTTGAAGGACCTGAAGGAAAATTCgatgttgaagtttttgattccGCGGATGACTATGTTAAACTAATGAA GTCAATCTTCGACTTTGAATCCATCCGGAAATTGATTTCATCTCCAAAGTTTACATTCTG CTATGATGCAATGCATGGAGTTGCTGGAGCCTATGCACATCGCATCTTTGTGGAAGAACTTGGTGCTCAAGAAAGCGTATTATTAAACTGCATACCCAAG GAGGACTTTGGAGGAGGCCACCCGGATCCCAATTTGACCTATGCTAAGGAGCTTGTGGCACGAATGGGATTAGGTAAATCTGACACCGGAGGTGAACCTCCAGAGTTTGGTGCCGCTGCTGATGGTGATGCAGACCGTAACATGATTCTTGGTAAAAG GTTCTTTGTAACTCCCTCGGATTCAGTTGCTATAATTGCTGCAAATGCTACTGGGGCCATACCGTACTTTAAATCTGGTTTGAAAGGTGTTGCAAG gagCATGCCAACCTCAGCTGCTCTTGATGTCGTTGCAAAAAGTTTGAATTTGAAGTTCTTTGAG GTTCCAACGGGATGGAAGTTTTTTGGTAATCTGATGGATGGCGGTATGTGTTCTGTATGTGGGGAAGAGAGTTTTGGAACTG GATCGGATCATATCCGCGAGAAAGACGGGATTTGGGCAGTTCTTGCCTGGATGTCAATACTTGCTCACAAAAACAAGGGAAATATTGACGGTGACGGTAAACTGGTGACGGTTGAAGACATTGTCCGCCAGCACTGGGCTACTTATGGTCGTCACTATTACACTCGTTACGACTATGAG AATGTGGACGCAGGTAAAGCCAAGGAACTGATGGAGCATTTGGTCAAACTGCAATCTTCAATTCCTGAAGTCAACAA GATTGTGAAAGGAATTCGTTCAGATGTGGCGAATGTCGCTAGTGCCGATGAATTCGAGTACAAAGATCCAGTTGATGGCTCCATCTCGAAGCATCAGGGAATCCGTTACTTGTTTGAGGATGGATCTCGACTT GTTTTCCGTCTCTCTGGAACTGGCTCAGAAGGAGCAACCATCCGGCTGTACATTGAACAGTACGAGAAGGATGCTTCAAAAACCGGACGAGAATCCTCGGAAGCTTTGTCTCCTCTG GTTGACATAGCTCTGAAGCTGTCCAAGATGGAGGAGTTCACCGGCCGATCTGCTCCaactgtcataacataa